The Flavobacterium sp. 140616W15 sequence GTAATTCAGCAATGGTTTGGCGGAGGACAGGATTTAACGCCTTATTATTTGTTTGAAGAAGATGCTAAGCACTTTCATCAGACTTGTAAAACAGCTTGTGATAAGCATAATCCAGGGTTTTACCCAAAATATAAAAAACAATGCGACGCTTATTTCTGGAATGCACATCGCAACGAAGCTCGAGGAATTGGAGGATTGTTCTTTGATTATTGCAAGGCTACAGATGACATGAGTATGCAGGATTGGTATAATTTTGTTACTGAAGTAGGAAATAGTTTTCTAGAAGCTTATGTTCCAATTGTAGAAAGAAGAAAAGCTTTATCATATACTGAAGAGCAAAGAAAATGGCAAGAAATTCGTCGTGGTCGTTATGTTGAGTTTAATCTAGTTCATGATAAAGGTACCTTATTTGGTTTAAAAACTAATGGTCGAATCGAGAGCATATTAATGAGTTTGCCACCTCATGTACAATGGGTTTATGATCATCATCCCGAAGCAGGGAGTGATGAGGAAAAATTAATAAAAGTGTTAGAAAACCCAGTTGATTGGATTCAATAATAATTTTTAAAATCTAGATTAAACAGGATATATCGCTCCACTGGAGCTTTGCTTAGAAAATATATTAAATTGACTTATCATAGATATAGAAAATGGATCTAAAACTGATTTATATTATGTTTTTTACAGGAGTTTTTGGGTGTTATGCTCAAAAAGATTCTCTTCAAAATTCATATTTTAAATCATATAATGATAAAGTAACAGCGAGTATTTACTATCTGGATACATCCAATAA is a genomic window containing:
- the hemF gene encoding oxygen-dependent coproporphyrinogen oxidase, with translation MKEQFYKYIQSLQDTIVTGLEAVDGQVKFREDIWERPEGGGGRTRVIENGAVFEKGGVNISAVHGKLPEAMQKMFNVGEADFFACGLSLVLHPKSPMVPTVHANWRYFEMYDEKGKVIQQWFGGGQDLTPYYLFEEDAKHFHQTCKTACDKHNPGFYPKYKKQCDAYFWNAHRNEARGIGGLFFDYCKATDDMSMQDWYNFVTEVGNSFLEAYVPIVERRKALSYTEEQRKWQEIRRGRYVEFNLVHDKGTLFGLKTNGRIESILMSLPPHVQWVYDHHPEAGSDEEKLIKVLENPVDWIQ